A region of Eschrichtius robustus isolate mEscRob2 chromosome 19, mEscRob2.pri, whole genome shotgun sequence DNA encodes the following proteins:
- the DMRTC2 gene encoding doublesex- and mab-3-related transcription factor C2: MEPSEMPAVHHCPSDSATGGETRAPQGMELIPRRAVSRSPTCARCRGHGITAHLKGHKRLCLFQACECHKCVLILERRRVMAAQVALRRQEEAQLKRHLAQGLMRRGAAPPNAPSLVKKGVTPPGVHPGKENIAPQPETPHRAVPLALTPPEKNSRGPLLLSCRPEALPLPWTPVPPGPWAAGCWLPPGLSVPTPVVCRLLCREPAVPLHPFPGFDPGTALWLPTHGPLPACTGSRTILMAPLSGESQGPSTLPHTCSTLILQPCDTPDPLLLQPQAPGASHLARTSDPSEWQLQWEAAEALVGLKDSFQAPHLTPSGPSSRAWISVLHTCGPPAPAEERGFQPVVPSL, translated from the exons ATGGAACCCAGTGAAATGCCTGCTGTCCACCACTGCCCCTCAGACTCTGCCACGGGGGGTGAGACTAGAGCCCCCCAGGGCATGGAGCTCATCCCCAGGAGAGCTGTCAGTCGCTCTCCAACCTGCGCCCGCTGCCGCGGTCACGGTATCACTGCCCACCTCAAGGGCCACAAGCGCCTCTGCCTCTTTCAGGCTTGCGAGTGTCACAAATGTGTCCTCATCTT GGAGCGCCGAAGAGTCATGGCTGCCCAGGTGGCCTTGCGTAGGCAGGAGGAGGCGCAGCTAAAGCGGCACCTGGCTCAGGGACTGATGAGGAGAGGGGCGGCTCCTCCCAACGCTCCCAGCCTTGTCAAGAAGGGAGTCACTCCACCAGGGGTCCACC CTGGAAAGGAGAACATAGCACCCCAGCCTGAGACTCCCCACAGGGCAGTCCCACTGGCACTGACACCCCCTGAGAAG AACTCCCGGGGGCCCCTGCTGCTCAGCTGTCGCCCAGAAGCCTTGCCTTTGCCCTGGACTCCAGTGCCTCCAGGCCCTTGGGCCGCTGGATGCTGGCTGCCTCCAGGCCTTTCCGTGCCAACCCCAGTGGTGTGCCGCTTGCTATGCCGAGAACCTGCTGTCCCTCTGCATCCTTTCCCTG GCTTTGACCCTGGCACTGCCCTCTGGCTGCCCACTCATGGGCCCCTCCCAGCCTGCACAGGATCCCGCACAATACTGATGGCTCCTCTTTCTGGAGAATCCCAAGGGCCCTCTACCCTGCCCCACAC ATGCTCGACTCTGATACTTCAGCCCTGTGACACCCCAGACCCCCTTCTGCTGCAGCCACAG GCCCCCGGAGCCTCTCACCTGGCCCGGACCTCTGACCCCTCAGAGTGGCAGCTGCAGTGGGAGGCAGCCGAGGCTCTTGTGGGACTGAAAGATTCATTTCAGGCTCCCCACCTGACCCCTTCTGGTCCTTCCAGCCGTGCCTGGATTTCCGTGCTCCACACCTGTGGCCCACCag CTCCTGCTGAAGAAAGAGGATTCCAGCCTGTTGTCCCCTCTCTCTGA